One segment of Candidatus Melainabacteria bacterium DNA contains the following:
- a CDS encoding DMT family transporter — protein sequence MVIEIKSDREAMLSESAPDIIDVNVAGDDASASAQAARTRIFLACSYVFCCLVWSTTYWVVRQTVLPTAGLAPYYTATMRFLIAVAIFVPVWLIFARKDRLPTKREFFYIATAGVLNAFNQVCVYSSEQEICGGLAAVLAATTPLMVALIAMATKTEKVSGRTIIGFVACFIGVALVCHDRLQVSMAQAFAAALMLASSFFNACANVTLKRASTGLNPIISATIFLAVTAIPIWVASLIRGEPQFEPIPTQPFMGIIYLAVMSSFVAFGLYLYMLKHLKLMTIATLPFVIPVLALVVDLFLEKQFVMTTESWIGCFVVLAGVVYSILRR from the coding sequence ATGGTCATTGAGATCAAGAGCGACCGCGAAGCTATGCTGAGCGAGAGCGCACCAGATATCATCGATGTGAATGTTGCCGGGGACGACGCCTCTGCGTCGGCTCAGGCTGCACGAACACGCATTTTTCTCGCCTGTTCATATGTTTTTTGTTGCCTGGTATGGAGCACGACTTACTGGGTCGTGCGGCAAACTGTTTTGCCTACCGCTGGTCTGGCGCCCTATTACACGGCGACGATGCGCTTTCTCATCGCTGTTGCAATTTTTGTCCCCGTCTGGCTCATCTTCGCGCGAAAAGATAGGCTTCCGACTAAACGTGAGTTCTTTTACATCGCTACAGCCGGTGTATTGAACGCTTTCAATCAGGTTTGTGTCTACAGTTCGGAGCAAGAAATTTGTGGTGGTCTGGCCGCAGTGCTGGCTGCAACGACACCGCTTATGGTGGCATTGATTGCCATGGCGACGAAGACCGAGAAAGTTTCTGGTCGCACGATAATTGGTTTTGTCGCCTGCTTCATCGGTGTGGCACTTGTCTGTCACGACAGGTTGCAAGTTTCCATGGCCCAGGCATTTGCGGCTGCACTCATGCTTGCCTCGTCGTTCTTCAATGCCTGCGCCAATGTGACATTGAAGCGAGCGAGTACAGGGTTGAACCCGATTATATCGGCGACGATATTTCTCGCCGTTACTGCCATTCCAATCTGGGTTGCCAGCTTGATTCGTGGCGAGCCTCAGTTTGAGCCGATTCCAACTCAGCCGTTCATGGGCATCATCTATCTGGCTGTGATGAGCTCGTTTGTTGCTTTCGGGTTGTACTTGTACATGCTCAAGCATCTCAAGCTGATGACCATTGCCACGCTTCCTTTTGTCATACCGGTTCTGGCGCTGGTTGTGGACTTGTTTCTGGAAAAGCAGTTCGTCATGACGACGGAAAGTTGGATTGGCTGCTTCGTTGTGCTCGCAGGCGTGGTTTACAGCATACTCCGGCGCTAA
- a CDS encoding multidrug efflux SMR transporter: MSWLVLFFAGALEISWAVGLRVHNGRPLLIGLTVITAISSVVLLGVAMKQIPIGTAYAVWTGIGITGTFIAGALLGDPVTASKCLYTALILAGIVGLKLSS; encoded by the coding sequence ATGTCCTGGTTGGTTTTATTTTTCGCTGGTGCGTTAGAAATATCTTGGGCTGTAGGTCTTCGCGTACACAACGGGCGACCACTCTTAATCGGATTGACTGTCATTACAGCGATTAGCAGTGTTGTTCTGCTCGGAGTGGCCATGAAGCAGATTCCAATTGGAACAGCTTATGCAGTCTGGACTGGAATAGGCATCACCGGCACATTTATCGCGGGAGCCTTACTTGGAGATCCGGTGACGGCATCGAAATGCCTCTACACAGCATTGATACTGGCGGGTATTGTCGGACTGAAGCTTTCAAGCTAA
- a CDS encoding GntR family transcriptional regulator: MKISIVKESPVPIRDQLIEQIALQIASGTLKGKEKLPSIRALAQRLGIHYSTVTAAYNHLADVGLLDVRQGSGVRVAGKAPEKSDEKVDLSQLFREFLARISESGYSRDDLRRCIEDVSGKGKVRRILAVDRNRDFHELLLKELRPHFSIPVETCTVEEVLSKPGMMDDSLVVTSLYHLFSFQHTVPDPTRLVACNIEPGRAELDSIKDLKSGSLVLLVSGSQTMLNMATKLLAATRGEEVAVRAVLTSDQKELAYMLKHSDLIICDTTAEAEVIPNAGKTKVIVFRLYANSTIDLIKERLTKWG, from the coding sequence ATGAAAATTTCGATTGTAAAAGAGAGTCCTGTTCCGATTCGCGACCAGCTGATTGAGCAAATTGCGTTGCAAATTGCCTCGGGCACACTCAAAGGCAAGGAGAAACTTCCCAGTATTCGAGCTCTTGCACAACGTCTGGGAATTCATTACAGCACTGTCACTGCCGCATATAATCATCTTGCTGATGTCGGACTCCTTGATGTCAGGCAAGGCAGTGGTGTTCGCGTAGCCGGTAAAGCGCCTGAAAAGAGCGATGAGAAGGTTGATCTCAGCCAACTGTTTCGTGAGTTTCTGGCTCGAATTTCAGAATCCGGATATTCGCGTGATGACTTGCGTCGTTGCATCGAAGATGTCTCCGGCAAAGGGAAAGTTCGTCGTATTCTCGCCGTTGATCGAAACAGGGACTTTCACGAACTGCTTTTGAAGGAACTGAGACCGCACTTTTCCATACCGGTTGAAACATGTACGGTGGAAGAAGTGCTTTCCAAGCCGGGAATGATGGATGATTCGCTGGTTGTGACAAGCCTTTATCATCTGTTCTCTTTTCAGCATACCGTGCCCGATCCGACCAGGTTGGTGGCATGCAACATTGAACCTGGTCGGGCTGAGCTCGATTCGATTAAGGATTTGAAGAGCGGCAGTCTTGTTCTACTTGTCTCCGGATCGCAAACGATGTTGAATATGGCCACCAAATTGCTTGCCGCTACCCGTGGTGAGGAAGTAGCAGTGCGTGCCGTTCTAACTTCCGATCAAAAGGAGCTTGCGTACATGCTCAAGCACTCTGATTTGATTATTTGTGATACCACTGCTGAAGCCGAGGTGATTCCTAATGCGGGTAAAACCAAGGTCATTGTCTTCAGGTTGTATGCAAACAGCACCATTGATTTGATCAAGGAACGCCTGACAAAATGGGGTTAG